The Cyanobium sp. ATX 6F1 genome includes a region encoding these proteins:
- a CDS encoding glycosyltransferase, whose protein sequence is MSAPDGSATYGAPMHRLPAPIALVHEWFTPRSVGGSEQVVQALDPVLRPDLFALVDGESHRDDSWLAGRRIRTSFIQQLPWGISHVQQYLPLLPLAIEQLDLAGYPLVVSSNHLVAKGVLTGPDQLHVSYVHTPVRYAWDQMHPYLASSALARSPLGPLIRWQLHRLRLWDTLSSGRVDVLVANSRFTARRIRRYWRRESLVVPPPVSLSRFRPGAPRDDFYLSLCRLVPYKRVDLVIEAFNRLALPLLVVGDGPERRRLEAIAGPTVRLLGRRSEAEVNELMGRCRAYVFAGLEDFGIAPVEAMAAGAPVIGLGQGGLLDSVRCLRSGVPGPTGLLFPEQTVASLEAAVAYFHDQELWRRFSSEALRHWAERFAPERFEERMLSVLERSWEQHRRRLAHDSRPGAVPLV, encoded by the coding sequence ATGTCCGCCCCCGATGGCAGCGCCACCTACGGTGCGCCCATGCACCGCCTTCCCGCTCCGATCGCCCTCGTGCACGAGTGGTTCACCCCCCGCTCGGTGGGGGGATCGGAGCAGGTGGTGCAGGCCCTCGATCCGGTGCTGCGGCCGGACCTGTTCGCCCTGGTGGATGGCGAGAGCCACCGCGACGACAGCTGGCTGGCGGGCCGCCGCATTCGCACCAGCTTCATTCAGCAGCTGCCCTGGGGCATCAGCCATGTGCAGCAGTACCTGCCCTTGCTGCCCCTGGCGATCGAGCAGCTCGATCTGGCGGGCTATCCCCTGGTGGTGAGCAGCAACCATCTGGTGGCCAAAGGGGTGCTCACCGGCCCCGACCAGCTGCACGTGAGTTACGTGCATACCCCCGTGCGCTACGCCTGGGACCAGATGCACCCCTATCTGGCCAGCTCCGCCCTGGCCCGCAGCCCCCTGGGGCCGCTGATCCGCTGGCAACTTCACCGCTTGCGTCTGTGGGACACGCTCAGCAGCGGCCGGGTTGATGTGCTCGTGGCCAATTCCCGCTTCACGGCCCGCCGCATCCGCCGTTACTGGCGGCGCGAGAGCCTGGTGGTGCCGCCGCCGGTGAGCCTCTCCCGTTTCAGACCGGGGGCCCCCCGCGATGACTTCTATCTCTCTCTCTGCCGCCTGGTGCCCTACAAGCGGGTGGATCTGGTGATCGAGGCCTTCAATCGCCTCGCCCTGCCGCTGCTGGTGGTCGGCGATGGCCCTGAGCGGCGGCGGCTTGAGGCGATCGCGGGCCCCACCGTGCGGCTGCTGGGGCGCCGCAGCGAGGCGGAGGTGAATGAGCTGATGGGGCGCTGCCGCGCCTACGTGTTCGCCGGACTGGAGGATTTCGGCATTGCCCCGGTGGAGGCCATGGCGGCGGGCGCCCCGGTGATCGGGCTGGGCCAGGGGGGCCTGCTGGACAGCGTGCGCTGCCTGCGCAGTGGCGTGCCGGGCCCCACCGGTCTGCTGTTCCCCGAGCAGACCGTGGCCTCACTGGAGGCGGCCGTCGCCTATTTCCACGACCAGGAGCTCTGGAGGCGTTTCTCCAGCGAGGCCCTGCGCCATTGGGCCGAGCGTTTCGCCCCCGAGCGCTTCGAGGAACGCATGCTCAGCGTGCTCGAGCGCAGCTGGGAGCAGCACCGGCGCCGGCTGGCCCACGACAGCCGACCGGGCGCTGTGCCTCTGGTTTGA
- the cbiB gene encoding adenosylcobinamide-phosphate synthase CbiB has protein sequence MALACGLDRLLGDPRRWLHPVQVMGWVIDGLRSLAEAWAGDRPAALRLAGLLITLLLLGGSAAAGLAVEHLVLARPLLGLPLLLLGLASALAGRSLEQAVGSVLAALAAGDLEQARERLSWIVGRDVEGLAEAEILRAAAETAAENAVDGLFGPLFWMLLGGLLWPLGGPGPLALAWVFKAASTLDSMLGYRRGRLRWLGTAGARLDDLLTWLPCRLVALGLGLLAGHPIKLLQQALADGAPDPSPNAGVSQAAYAHAARLQLGGANRYGGQWMNKPVLGTGLGAVTAPGVGRILSLSRRLEGLWLGTSLAVALALPAGLQAAGRLATWQLGSLPLPQ, from the coding sequence GTGGCCTTGGCCTGTGGGCTCGATCGCCTGCTGGGGGACCCGCGCCGCTGGCTGCATCCGGTGCAGGTGATGGGCTGGGTGATCGACGGCCTGCGGAGCTTGGCCGAGGCCTGGGCGGGCGATCGGCCCGCTGCCCTGCGGTTGGCGGGGCTGCTGATCACCCTGCTGCTGCTGGGGGGAAGCGCCGCCGCGGGCCTGGCGGTGGAGCACCTGGTGCTTGCACGTCCGTTGCTTGGGCTGCCGCTGCTGCTGCTCGGCCTGGCCAGTGCCCTGGCCGGCCGCAGCCTCGAGCAGGCCGTGGGGAGCGTGCTGGCCGCCCTCGCGGCCGGCGACCTGGAGCAGGCCCGCGAACGCCTGAGCTGGATCGTGGGCCGCGATGTGGAGGGTCTGGCGGAGGCGGAGATCCTGCGGGCAGCGGCGGAGACCGCCGCGGAAAACGCCGTTGACGGGCTGTTCGGACCCCTGTTCTGGATGCTGCTGGGGGGGTTGCTCTGGCCCTTGGGGGGCCCTGGCCCCCTGGCCCTGGCCTGGGTCTTCAAGGCGGCCAGCACCCTCGATTCGATGCTGGGCTACCGCCGCGGCCGCCTGCGCTGGCTGGGCACCGCCGGGGCGAGGCTCGACGATCTGCTCACCTGGCTGCCTTGCCGACTGGTGGCCCTGGGGCTGGGACTGCTGGCAGGGCACCCCATCAAGCTGCTCCAGCAAGCCCTGGCTGATGGGGCGCCCGACCCCTCCCCGAACGCGGGGGTCTCCCAGGCGGCCTACGCCCATGCGGCCAGGCTGCAACTGGGAGGGGCCAACCGTTATGGCGGCCAGTGGATGAACAAACCCGTGCTGGGAACTGGCCTGGGGGCCGTCACGGCCCCGGGGGTTGGTCGCATCCTGTCGCTCAGCCGCAGGCTGGAGGGACTCTGGCTGGGGACCAGTCTGGCGGTGGCGCTGGCTCTTCCGGCTGGGCTCCAGGCGGCTGGACGGCTGGCGACTTGGCAGCTGGGAAGCTTGCCGCTGCCTCAGTAG
- a CDS encoding sugar transferase, which produces MADSTLSPSPRRLNDRAGDLLLVELDHQRRTSVPTAQDLIDAQAIGSRVLKRSGDLLFAALVLTLGSPVLLALAVVVKLSSHGPVFYVQRRVGRGYRDFGCIKFRTMRKDADRILPELLQRSPELEAEFRNDFKLKDDPRITRIGKFLRRSSLDELPQFVNVLRGEMSVVGPRPIVRAELKRYGLQMDEVLAVRPGLTGLWQVSGRNNLSYKTRVSLDLRYARRRSLVMDLGIIVRTIGVILFPRDRGAY; this is translated from the coding sequence ATGGCTGACAGCACGCTGAGCCCTTCACCCCGCCGCCTGAACGATCGCGCTGGTGATCTGTTGCTCGTGGAACTTGATCATCAGCGCCGGACTTCAGTGCCCACGGCCCAGGATCTGATCGACGCCCAGGCGATCGGTTCACGGGTGCTCAAGCGCAGCGGTGATCTGCTCTTCGCTGCCCTGGTGCTGACGCTCGGATCACCCGTGCTGCTGGCTCTGGCGGTGGTCGTGAAGCTGAGTTCCCACGGGCCGGTGTTCTACGTGCAACGGAGGGTGGGCCGGGGCTACCGCGATTTCGGCTGCATCAAGTTCCGCACGATGCGCAAGGACGCCGATCGGATCTTGCCTGAACTGCTGCAGCGCTCACCGGAACTGGAGGCGGAATTCAGGAACGATTTCAAGCTCAAGGATGACCCGCGCATCACCCGGATCGGGAAATTTCTGCGCCGCTCCAGCCTCGATGAATTGCCCCAGTTCGTGAATGTGTTGCGGGGCGAAATGAGCGTGGTGGGTCCGCGTCCCATCGTGCGCGCCGAACTCAAGCGCTACGGCCTGCAGATGGATGAGGTGCTGGCCGTGCGCCCGGGTCTCACAGGCCTCTGGCAGGTGTCGGGCCGCAACAACCTCAGCTATAAAACCCGGGTGAGCCTGGATCTGCGTTACGCGCGCCGCCGCAGCCTGGTGATGGATCTGGGCATCATCGTGCGCACCATCGGCGTGATCCTGTTCCCCCGCGACCGCGGCGCCTACTGA